The proteins below come from a single Methanothermobacter sp. genomic window:
- a CDS encoding YkvA family protein has product MDFTHFYDVLRENINSYRGEYERIVDYAPDLFRLLAEVLRTDEVLSEERLRISAAMGYLVAPYDVIPEEIYGPHGYIDDVYICAVVVDELASRHGYAFLEEHWAGDEELESVIEECLERASEILGEKRGEILSYAGFR; this is encoded by the coding sequence ATGGATTTCACACATTTCTATGATGTTTTACGGGAGAACATTAACAGTTACCGTGGAGAATATGAGAGGATAGTGGACTACGCACCGGATCTCTTCCGGCTGCTGGCTGAAGTGCTTAGGACTGATGAGGTGCTGAGTGAGGAGAGGCTGAGGATATCCGCCGCCATGGGCTACCTGGTGGCCCCCTACGATGTGATACCCGAGGAGATCTATGGTCCACATGGATACATTGACGACGTTTACATCTGCGCTGTGGTTGTTGATGAGCTTGCATCCCGCCACGGATACGCCTTTCTGGAGGAGCACTGGGCTGGTGATGAAGAACTTGAATCAGTTATTGAAGAGTGCCTGGAGAGGGCCTCGGAGATACTGGGAGAAAAAAGAGGGGAAATACTCTCATATGCCGGTTTCAGGTGA
- a CDS encoding ferritin-like domain-containing protein: MKILEVLVAAERCAVRQYTHICNITAGKDHRTYDLALSILHEEIQHESWFSEFLGEGPSGHFMRRGETSPFVRKFLE, translated from the coding sequence ATGAAGATACTTGAGGTCCTTGTTGCCGCAGAGAGGTGCGCTGTGAGGCAGTACACCCACATATGCAATATAACTGCCGGTAAGGACCACAGGACCTATGACCTTGCACTCTCAATACTCCATGAGGAGATACAGCATGAGTCCTGGTTCTCAGAGTTCCTGGGTGAGGGCCCATCAGGGCACTTCATGAGGCGCGGTGAAACCTCACCCTTTGTGAGGAAATTCCTTGAATAA
- a CDS encoding cytochrome b5 domain-containing protein: protein MKRFGGGMREFTPEDLRRFDGISGPAYVACDGRVYDVSESFLWRDGRHQVIHSAGRDLTHELEKAPHGRELLERFPVMGTLKVK from the coding sequence GTGAAGCGCTTTGGTGGTGGAATGAGGGAGTTCACACCCGAGGATCTCAGAAGATTTGATGGAATTTCAGGTCCCGCATACGTTGCATGCGACGGCAGGGTTTACGATGTATCAGAGAGCTTCCTATGGAGGGATGGGCGCCACCAGGTAATCCACAGTGCAGGAAGGGATCTCACCCATGAACTGGAGAAAGCCCCCCATGGCAGGGAACTCCTTGAAAGGTTCCCAGTGATGGGTACCCTTAAGGTGAAATGA
- a CDS encoding ATP-dependent DNA helicase translates to MTGSLCRKGEACTENQKRAVKKTDGPLVIVAGPGAGKTRVLVERTAYLVKRKGVSPENILVITFTEKAADELKSRLINCVGLDAELMHISTIHSFCSTILREHPEEHDLGAGFEILDEESQLMFLRSVFYRIGLNSFMKMGEIHEAIEFFNRCTENYVDPDELMEALKKHYPHKKRYHGMAACYSQYLNALREEKKIDFPGLEKEVYILLKSNEDVLESVRNKYRYIMIDEYQDTSPIQERIFRTIAGPESSICVVGDEDQSIYGFRGATPENFIRFRDKYNAEVVFLEDNFRSRAGIVLTADRFMRGERHYRKTIKPVRDGGTDVVILRSRDVNSEARNIVALIKKLKATGKIPDYGYVALLFRSVRYHADKVLRELRREGIPYIVRGDGSFLKRYEIRSMLYFLAYVDPPNYDGKFSGRWGGWWNISMFRGEFLDLSRETLEALESLERDVKLSDFNSLQELEDAGIRGEDAEKILGLNRIREELEKGSLTVLQTFYRILEVTGYLRRLLLDGSDKSRARIFNLAKLSSLIDKYETIKPGARIQDILWYLYLLPHHLHHDEAVLEDPASVKVMTVHQAKGLEFPVVFICSVINGRFPGRKRKRKELVPIPRELLLSSGEQEDEDRRLFYVAMTRAQDALIISTAPRINTRKVGISPYITELREKCGIYECECTSIEGCLEREWSEEPLRINFSALFTYEECPFRYMMIYHYGFVYPETFMQRYGIILHRCLEELHLGMKNSENINGAFIREIVERCWIPMGRDDELKKRRLERELLNYYHDSRDHIEEVVSVEEPFSIPDDDIIIEGRTDLIIRNSEGELELVDFKAREHGGIERMGLEYQLRTYEYALRERYNFDRLSAYAIRDSMRISFDSDPQFTVRERIEETVEKIRSECFEPRRNQFCSRCVFRNFCGV, encoded by the coding sequence ATGACAGGATCACTCTGCAGGAAAGGGGAGGCATGTACAGAGAACCAGAAGAGGGCCGTTAAGAAGACCGACGGGCCACTTGTAATTGTGGCAGGACCAGGTGCCGGGAAAACAAGGGTTCTTGTTGAGAGGACAGCTTACCTTGTTAAAAGAAAGGGGGTTAGCCCGGAGAATATACTTGTTATAACCTTCACAGAGAAGGCTGCAGATGAGCTGAAGTCAAGGCTCATAAACTGCGTTGGACTGGACGCCGAACTCATGCATATATCAACCATACACTCATTCTGCAGCACCATACTCAGGGAGCACCCCGAGGAACATGACCTTGGAGCGGGATTCGAGATCCTGGACGAGGAGTCACAGCTCATGTTCCTAAGGTCAGTCTTCTACAGGATCGGGCTTAACAGTTTCATGAAGATGGGTGAGATTCATGAGGCAATAGAATTCTTCAACAGGTGCACCGAGAACTACGTGGACCCCGATGAACTCATGGAGGCCCTCAAAAAACATTACCCTCATAAGAAGAGATACCATGGCATGGCAGCTTGCTACAGCCAATACCTGAATGCCCTGAGGGAGGAGAAGAAGATAGACTTCCCTGGACTTGAAAAGGAGGTTTACATCCTCCTTAAATCAAACGAGGATGTCCTTGAATCTGTCAGAAATAAATACAGGTACATAATGATCGACGAGTACCAGGACACGAGCCCAATCCAGGAGAGGATATTCAGGACGATAGCAGGGCCCGAATCAAGCATATGCGTCGTTGGGGATGAGGACCAGAGCATCTACGGCTTCAGGGGCGCCACCCCCGAGAACTTCATAAGGTTCAGGGACAAATACAATGCAGAGGTGGTTTTCCTTGAGGACAACTTCAGGTCAAGGGCTGGGATAGTTCTCACAGCCGACAGGTTCATGAGGGGGGAGAGACACTACCGGAAAACCATAAAGCCTGTGAGGGATGGCGGAACAGACGTTGTGATACTCAGGAGCCGTGATGTTAACTCCGAGGCCAGGAACATAGTAGCCCTCATAAAGAAACTCAAAGCCACAGGCAAAATCCCTGACTACGGATACGTTGCACTTCTATTCAGGAGTGTGCGCTACCATGCAGACAAGGTACTCAGGGAGCTCAGGAGGGAGGGGATCCCCTACATAGTCCGCGGTGACGGATCATTCCTCAAGAGATACGAGATAAGGAGCATGCTCTACTTCCTGGCCTACGTGGACCCCCCCAATTACGATGGTAAATTCAGTGGAAGGTGGGGTGGCTGGTGGAACATCTCCATGTTCCGCGGTGAATTCCTGGATCTAAGTAGGGAAACACTGGAGGCCCTTGAATCCCTTGAGAGGGATGTGAAACTCTCGGATTTCAACTCCCTCCAGGAACTGGAGGATGCTGGTATCCGGGGTGAAGATGCAGAGAAGATACTCGGCCTCAACAGGATCAGGGAGGAACTTGAAAAGGGCTCACTTACGGTGCTCCAGACCTTCTACAGGATACTGGAGGTGACAGGTTACCTCAGAAGACTCCTCCTTGATGGTAGTGACAAGAGCAGGGCAAGGATATTCAACCTTGCAAAGCTCAGTTCACTCATAGACAAGTATGAAACCATAAAACCAGGTGCCAGGATACAGGACATCCTCTGGTACCTCTACCTCCTCCCCCATCATCTCCACCATGACGAGGCCGTCCTGGAGGACCCGGCCTCAGTGAAGGTGATGACAGTCCACCAGGCAAAGGGTCTTGAGTTTCCTGTTGTGTTCATCTGCTCTGTAATAAATGGAAGGTTCCCGGGCAGAAAAAGGAAGAGGAAGGAACTGGTGCCCATCCCCCGGGAACTGCTCCTATCATCTGGAGAACAGGAGGATGAAGACCGACGGCTCTTCTATGTTGCAATGACAAGGGCCCAGGATGCACTTATCATCTCCACCGCACCCAGAATCAACACGAGGAAGGTGGGGATCTCACCATACATCACCGAGTTAAGGGAGAAGTGCGGTATATACGAGTGTGAGTGCACATCCATCGAGGGGTGCCTTGAGAGGGAGTGGTCAGAGGAGCCCCTACGGATCAACTTCTCGGCCCTCTTCACCTACGAGGAGTGCCCCTTCAGGTACATGATGATCTACCATTACGGCTTCGTCTACCCGGAAACCTTCATGCAGCGCTACGGTATCATACTACACAGGTGCCTCGAAGAGTTACACCTTGGAATGAAGAATTCAGAGAATATAAACGGGGCATTCATAAGGGAAATCGTTGAAAGGTGCTGGATACCCATGGGGAGAGACGATGAGTTGAAAAAGAGGCGCCTTGAAAGGGAACTCCTCAACTACTACCATGACAGCAGGGACCATATAGAGGAGGTTGTCTCGGTGGAGGAGCCCTTCTCCATACCCGACGATGATATAATAATAGAGGGTCGGACCGACCTCATCATCAGGAACTCTGAGGGTGAACTGGAGCTTGTGGACTTCAAGGCCCGGGAACATGGGGGGATTGAGAGGATGGGACTCGAATACCAGCTCAGAACCTACGAGTATGCACTGAGGGAGAGATACAATTTTGACAGGCTCTCTGCATACGCCATCAGGGACTCCATGAGGATATCATTTGACTCCGACCCCCAGTTCACTGTAAGGGAGAGGATAGAGGAGACAGTTGAGAAAATAAGGAGTGAGTGCTTCGAGCCCCGCAGGAATCAGTTCTGCTCAAGGTGCGTGTTCAGGAACTTCTGTGGGGTATAA
- a CDS encoding ZIP family metal transporter, with translation MNPADPILNAFLATVFTWLMTLAGAALVFLPVRAERKLLDSSLGFAAGIMIAASFWSLLVPAIELSAINGYAEWLPPALGFLAGGLFLSGVDKIIPHLHPGCDPEDAEGLPTTWRRNRLLLLAVAIHNIPEGLAVGVAFGAAAATGALAAPITLALGIGIQNLPEGAAVSLPLRGEGLSRWRSFTYGQVSGLVEILGGLAGAILVYSFSGVMPYALGFAAGAMLFVVIEDIIPECQSGSNTDLATVSALLGFVLMMILDLALS, from the coding sequence ATGAACCCCGCAGACCCCATCCTCAACGCATTCCTTGCAACCGTCTTCACCTGGCTCATGACACTTGCAGGGGCTGCCCTGGTCTTTCTCCCTGTGAGGGCTGAGAGGAAACTCCTTGACTCCTCACTTGGCTTTGCAGCGGGTATAATGATCGCTGCAAGTTTCTGGTCTCTCCTGGTTCCTGCAATTGAACTTTCAGCCATCAACGGATATGCAGAGTGGTTACCCCCGGCCCTCGGGTTCCTTGCAGGTGGACTCTTCCTTTCAGGTGTGGATAAGATCATACCCCACCTTCACCCTGGATGCGACCCTGAGGATGCAGAGGGGCTCCCCACGACCTGGAGGAGGAACAGGCTCCTTCTCCTTGCCGTTGCCATACACAACATCCCTGAGGGCCTTGCGGTTGGTGTTGCCTTCGGGGCCGCTGCAGCCACAGGTGCACTTGCAGCCCCCATCACCCTTGCCCTGGGTATAGGCATACAGAATCTGCCTGAGGGGGCCGCGGTCTCCCTCCCACTGAGGGGTGAGGGCCTGTCCAGGTGGAGGAGTTTCACCTACGGCCAGGTATCGGGCCTGGTTGAAATCCTTGGTGGCCTTGCAGGCGCTATTCTGGTTTACTCATTCTCAGGGGTCATGCCCTACGCCCTGGGCTTTGCTGCTGGTGCCATGCTATTCGTGGTGATAGAGGACATCATCCCCGAGTGCCAGAGCGGGAGTAACACGGACCTTGCAACTGTATCCGCCCTTTTAGGCTTTGTTCTCATGATGATACTTGACCTGGCACTTTCCTGA
- a CDS encoding ferritin-like domain-containing protein produces the protein MARVTREMVENSGINVDELVELLVKNAAAELTNFYYYTILRANLIGLDGEGIKEIAESARIEDRNHFEALVPRIYELGGELPQDMKEFHDISGCPPHTSLRRPLTP, from the coding sequence ATGGCCAGGGTTACCCGTGAAATGGTTGAAAATTCAGGTATAAATGTGGATGAACTTGTTGAACTCCTTGTGAAGAACGCGGCTGCGGAACTCACAAACTTCTACTACTACACGATACTCAGGGCCAACCTGATAGGCCTTGATGGTGAGGGGATAAAGGAGATAGCGGAATCTGCAAGGATAGAGGACCGGAACCACTTTGAGGCACTTGTCCCAAGGATATACGAGCTTGGAGGTGAACTCCCACAGGATATGAAGGAGTTCCATGATATCTCAGGATGCCCCCCGCATACCTCCCTGAGAAGACCACTGACACCATGA